A window of Hymenobacter siberiensis genomic DNA:
CTGCTGGCGCACCGCCGACCACGTCATCAGTTGCGCGGGTCCACTGCTGAACTACGCCCGCATCACCGACCCGCTGGTGGTGAGCCTGCGCACGGCCGGCGACCTCACCCCCGACCCGTTGCACCTGGGCCTGCTCACCGATGCCCACGGTGCTCTGCTGGGGGCTGATGGCGGGGCTTCGCCGAGCCTGTTCACGCTCGGGCCCAGCCGCCGGCCGGCTTATTTTGAATCGACGGCCGTGCCGGAGTTGCGGCAGCAGGCGGCGGCGCTGGCGGCGCATATGGCGCAATAAAAAAGCCCCTCGAAACAACATTTCGGGGGCTTTGAATAAGGATTGCCGTGAGGTTAGGCGGCCATGCGCTTCTGGCCGGGGTAGAGTGGCAGCACCGTGGCTTCATCGGCGAAGAAGGATGGGGCGGCGGAAGCCACTGCCGGCACTATGGCCGTATCGAGGTCGTGGTGACGCAGGGCGCGCATCAGCAGGTAGCGGTATTTCTCGGCATCGGCCACGGCCTGCTCAATGGCTTGCAGGGCGGCCGAATAGGCTACCACGGGCTGCAATTCGCGGCGCGGGCGGCGGGCTTCAAACATTTGGTTTTCGAGGTATTCGGCGGCGGATTTCATGGCAACAAACTGCTGTTTTTAAGTCGTCTGACAGCGTACTTTACAAACCCTAAAAACGTCGTTTTCATTCCAAAAAAGCAGGATTATACCGCTTTTCCCGCAAGCAAAAGCGCCGCTGAAACGCAAGGGATTTCAGCGGCGCTTTGCACAGTTATTCAACGCTATTCCTGGGCGATTTCCAGCACTACTTTACCAAATTGCGCGCCCGCGTCGAGGTGGCGCAGGGCCACTTCGCCATTAGCCAAGGTGAACACCTCATCGACCACGGGCACAATCTTTTTCTCGGTTACGAGGGCCAGCATGGCCTCAAAATCCTGCTCCGTGCCCATCGTGGAGCCCAGCAGGCTGAGCTGTTTCCAGAACACCTTAGCGGGCGGAATATCTGTGATATTGCCCAGCGTGCCCCCAAAAAACACGATGCGGCCACCCGGCGCGGCGGCGTCGAGCAGGGCCCCAAAGGCATCCCCCCCGGCACTGTCGATGATGACATCGAACGCCCCGCCAGCCTGCTGGGTGAGGCTTTTCACCCAGTTTTCGGCGTTGTAGCTGATACCGCCTTTGGCCCCCTCCGCCTTGGCGCGGTCTATTTTTTCTTCGGAGCTGGACGTTACCCACACTTGGGCACCGCGGGCCACGCACAGCTGCACGGCCGTAATGGCCACGCCGCCGCCCACGCCCGTCACCAGCACGCGCTCGCCGGGCTGCACCTGGGCGCGGGTGAAGGCCGCCCGGTAAGCCGTGAGGCCGGCCAGCGGCAGGGCCGCGCCCTCCGCGAAGCTGAGGTGCGCCGGCAGCGGCCGGATGCACTGGGCGGGTAGGGCAATGTATTCGGCAAACGTGCCGGGGTCGGGCATGCCGAGCACCACAAAATCTTTGGCCTGCACGCGCGGGTTATCACCCCAGCGCAAACCGGGGTTGATGAGCACACGGGTCCCCACGGCCGGGGCATCGGCGGGCACGTCGGGGCCGTGGGCGGCTACTTCGCCGGCTCCATCGGCCCCCAGGGTGCAGGGCAGCCTGATGCCGGCATACTTGCCCTGCTGAATGAATACGTCGCGGTGGTTGAGGGCAGCGGCGTATAGTTTCACCAGGATTTCGCCGGGGCCAGGCGTGGGCATGGGCACGTCGCGAAGGACGGCGGGCTGGTTAATGGCATCGAGCTGGAGAGCTTGCATGGGTGAGTGGTGAGTGGTGAGTGAAAGAACGTCATGCTGAGCGCAGTCGAAGCATCTCTACCGCACAAGTAATCCAATCGTTGCAACGAAGCGGTAGAGATGCTTCGGCTGCGCTCAGCATGACGTTATGATGCCATAAATTACGCTGCCCCGACATGCTCCCCGCCCTTCAACCCAATAAATGCCAAGGGACCGGCAATAAACAAGCCCGTGGCCAGCCCGCCGAGGTGGGCCGCGTTATCAATGTTGCCGGTGAGGCCGGAAAGCAAGTTGCTGAGCACCAGGTACAGGACCAAGCCCAGCATGGCGCGGCGGTCGGACTTATCGAGTACCAGCTTTTTGCCAAGCAGGAGCGCCAGCAGCAGGCCGTAGAGGCCAAAAATGGCCCCGCTGGCTCCCACCGAGTTAATATTTGCGTTCCACCACAGGCTGGCCAGGCCGCCGCCCACGCCGCAGGCCAGGTACACCAGCAGCAGGCGCAGCGGCCCCACCCGGTCTTCAATCAGCAGACCCAGCAGCCAGAGCGAGAGGATATTCAGCAGCAAATGCGACAGGCCGGCGTGCACAAACATGTAGGTGAGCAGCCGCCAGGGCTGGCCATGCAGCGTGAAATCGGTGATATTGGAACCCCAGCGCACGAGCTGCGATGCGGTGGGGTCGGAGGCCGACACGCCGCTGAGCACCATCAGGCCGAACACCAGCAGACAGGCATCAATAAGCAGCGGCGTGGCCAGGAAGCGGCGCGAGGGAATGAGCAGCCCGCGCAGCAATTGCCCTAGGAGCTGCGGCCAGGTTTCGGCCTCGGTTTCGGTGGGCGGCGGGGGTGGCGCGGGGCGCGCGGTATCGGGCAGCAGGCCGCGCCGGTTGAGCTCGGCCACGGCGGCGGCCCCCACGGCGGGCGGGTAGCGAATGGCGTTCTGGGCCAAGTACAGCAGCTCGGCCTCGGGCTTTTGGGCGAAAAGCTGGGCGGCAAGCGCGGCCGTGGAGCCGGGAGCGTGGTCGGGGGGCGATGATTCCATGGAAAACCGGACGCGGCAAGGAGTGCGCCACCTTGCCCAACCGGCCAATTTGCCAGATGTTGGGAATGGGCTGCTTACAGCCGCACCCGGCGCACAAGGGTATTATACGGCTGGCCCGTGACCGGCGATTTCGGCAGCAGGCCCGAGAGCAGGTCGCTCACATCGGCGGCGCGCTTGCGGGTTTGGTCGTTTTCGTAGCGCTGAGGGTTATTGGCCACAATCTGCAGGTCGCCCAGACCTTCCTGCTGCTGTTGGGCCACACGGGTCATAATATCGAGGTGAGCGGCCATGGCAGGGCCGAATTTATAGCTATAGTGCAGGGCCTTGTTCCACTGCTCCCAGGTGGCCCCCACCGCTTGGATGTGGCCCGGCAGAGCGGCATCGAGCTGACCCTGCCGGACCTGGTTCATCACAAATTCGGTCTGGGTTTCAGCTGTCCAAAAGCGCTTGGCCAGCTCGCGGTACTGGCGCAGGGGCATGGCTTCCTGGGCGGCGGCGGCGCGCTCGGTAGCCGGAATGCGCTGCACCTGCCGCTGGACGCTGGACGTTACGGCCGGGCCAAAATCGGGAATGGTGGAGGTGGCTACTTCCGTGAGACGAGGTGGCGCTTTGGGTCTGGCTTCGACTATGGCCACCGTCGGAGCGGCATTTTTTTGCTTGATGAAGCAAAGCCCGCCCAGGCTCAGGGCCATTACCACGGCCACAGCCAGCGCCAGGGGGCCGGTTTGCAGGCCGCGCGCGGGCGGTGTGGGCACGGCGGCCGGTGCAAGCAGCGCGGGCTGGGGCAAGGCCACGCCCCGACGGCGCAGCTCGCGGCGGGCTTCGGCCACAATGTCGGGCTGGTAGTGGTCGGGGTTTTCGACGAAGAACCGGAGCTCGTCGTCGGTTTTCTGGTGGTAGAAATCGGTGGTGGAATTGGTCACGGCCAGCGGGAAAACGGGTTGAAGGGGGAAGCCGGCGGCAAGATGGCAAACACCGCGCAATTGGCCGCGCCCAACCGTGCGGGCCGCCGGCCGTAAACCCAGCTGCGAGGCCGCCACCGCGCCTCCTTCAACCTTCCCCTTCACCATGCCCGACCCCACGCAGAATCCCACCGACCCACGGCCCGACTTCGCCCCCACTACCAGCACGCCCGACCAGGCTGCGGAGCAGGATGCGACCGTGAACCCCACGCCCGACAAGGCTCCCGCCGAGCAGCCCAGCACGGGTACCACCATCCCCAGCAGCACCCAGGAAAACATGAGCGACGGGGCCGGTATTCGCGGCGACTATGGCGATGCCAGCCAGACCAACGGCCTCGAAGGCGGCCCTGACACTCGCCCCGACACCCCCGACCAGCCCATGACCGATACCGAGCTGACCGGCTCTTAAGGATGGAAATAGCAAAATAGAACGGTCATGCCGAGCGCAGCCGAGGCATCTCGCGTGTGGCAATAATTCAATCGCAAGGAAAAATTTCCTGTTACACGCGAGATGCCTCGGCTCCGCTCGGCATGACCGTTCTCACATTAAGCAGAAAACAGCCTACCCGCTTTAATGGCGTAATTTGCGGCAATTATTCCCGCTGCTGATTATTTCTTGATGCGTTTTTTCCTCGCCGCTAGTCGGTTTTTAGTGTTGATGGCGTTGCTGAGTGGCCTCAGCGGCCTGGTTCCCGCGCTGGCCCAGTCGGCGGCCGACTCCGTTGAAACTCCACCGCCGCCCAAGCGCGAATTGCGCGGCATGTGGATTGCCACCGTGGCCAACATCGACTGGCCCAACCAGCGCGGCGAGGCCCCCGAGCAGTACCGCCGCGAATA
This region includes:
- a CDS encoding zinc-binding dehydrogenase, producing MQALQLDAINQPAVLRDVPMPTPGPGEILVKLYAAALNHRDVFIQQGKYAGIRLPCTLGADGAGEVAAHGPDVPADAPAVGTRVLINPGLRWGDNPRVQAKDFVVLGMPDPGTFAEYIALPAQCIRPLPAHLSFAEGAALPLAGLTAYRAAFTRAQVQPGERVLVTGVGGGVAITAVQLCVARGAQVWVTSSSEEKIDRAKAEGAKGGISYNAENWVKSLTQQAGGAFDVIIDSAGGDAFGALLDAAAPGGRIVFFGGTLGNITDIPPAKVFWKQLSLLGSTMGTEQDFEAMLALVTEKKIVPVVDEVFTLANGEVALRHLDAGAQFGKVVLEIAQE
- a CDS encoding rhomboid family intramembrane serine protease is translated as MESSPPDHAPGSTAALAAQLFAQKPEAELLYLAQNAIRYPPAVGAAAVAELNRRGLLPDTARPAPPPPPTETEAETWPQLLGQLLRGLLIPSRRFLATPLLIDACLLVFGLMVLSGVSASDPTASQLVRWGSNITDFTLHGQPWRLLTYMFVHAGLSHLLLNILSLWLLGLLIEDRVGPLRLLLVYLACGVGGGLASLWWNANINSVGASGAIFGLYGLLLALLLGKKLVLDKSDRRAMLGLVLYLVLSNLLSGLTGNIDNAAHLGGLATGLFIAGPLAFIGLKGGEHVGAA